Sequence from the Phragmites australis chromosome 6, lpPhrAust1.1, whole genome shotgun sequence genome:
CGCCGGCCAACTTTGAGAACTGGCGGACTTGGCAGGGGGCACCTTGACGGCAGCCGGTGGCGGAAACGATGCCAGTTCGTCGCCGGAGGGGGAACAAGACGCGGAGAGAAACGGGCGGCACCTCCCCTGTACGGGAAAAGggccaacctgcaagaaaaagagGCATGGGGCCTCTTTAAcacacggcacgatggccggtgaCCACACTACTCATACgcacgcgccggcggcggccagaCGCGGTGGCGGAACCACAAACGCGTCGGCGTGCGGCTATCAGCCAAATTGGCACATGGGGTGGCCTACTTAGCTAGCCTAGGGATTCTAGGGAGGCTAGGGGGCTCACCAGTGAGGTCGGACGGCGGCAAGCGGCGGCTGCGGTCGGCGGTGGGGACGACGAATGACGGCGGCTCGGGCTTCGCGCGAaggcagctcccgtcgagctTTCCGGGCCAACAGATGGTGGCACGCGGGCAGCGTCGGCTTAAGgtcctcctcggcagctcgtCGGCGATGGCGTATGGTCGACGGCGAGCAGTGGCGAGGCGAGAaacggggcggcggtggcggatgtGGTGAAAGGGATAAGGAGGGAGCGCTGGCCTGCTATTTATAGCTGGGGGGGGAGGCGGCACTAAGGTGAGGGCGAGGGACATGTGAGCGGGCGCGGGTGTGCACCGCGGGTCGACGGCGAGCTGTGGAGTGCAGCGAGGCACGCGACGCGGTGGCGGTGGCCTGTGGTCGGCCGACGCGCGGCAGGCTACCGCCAGCACGCGTACTGCGGCGCCAGCGCAGTGGCCGGGGCAGGggcagagagaagggagaggcatGGGCTCGGGGCGGAGCTGTCCCGCGAAGAGCGGCGGCCAGCGACGTGGCCTGCAGCGTTGgcggggagagaagggagagaggagagggaagaggggcGTGCGGCGATGGTCGACGCGAGGCAGCGGGGTCGGCATCAGAGAAGGCGGCATGGCCAGAGGCGCCTTCGGCTGGGCGCGCGCGAAGCTGGGCCGTGAGACGGCCCAGGTgcgcgggaggggaggagggcggTCGGGTGGGCCGCGGGCGCCGGCGTGGGCCGCACCCAAAAGAAAGAGGGAAAGAGGCCGGTTTAGGCtgtggaaagaaagaaaagagaaccgGCCCACTGAGAatttggaggagaaaaagaaagagagaaaaagagaaagagaatcaaacatatctttggaataattcaatttGGAAATTTTTATTTGGAacttgactttggattaagatcaacttcaattatttattgggagttgatttaatctggatctctgagcttggagataat
This genomic interval carries:
- the LOC133923283 gene encoding uncharacterized protein LOC133923283; protein product: MPPSLMPTPLPRVDHRRTPLFPLLSPFSPRQRCRPRRWPPLFAGQLRPEPMPLPSLCPCPGHCAGAAVRVLAVACRASADHRPPPPRRVPRCTPQLAVDPRCTPAPAHMSLALTLVPPPPPAINSRPALPPYPFHHIRHRRPVSRLATARRRPYAIADELPRRTLSRRCPRATICWPGKLDGSCLRAKPEPPSFVVPTADRSRRLPPSDLTGEVPPVSLRVLFPLRRRTGIVSATGCRQGAPCQVRQFSKLAGVPSSL